From the Diadema setosum chromosome 6, eeDiaSeto1, whole genome shotgun sequence genome, the window gaacgaagtcggcgaacagtgtggctatggaatgcGTATGAAtaatggagaaaggacgattaacagaaataaggaggggtaagtagaggagaggtgagaatatgcggagagaagggagagagagagagggggggggggaatgaaaagaagaagaaaagaacaaattgaaatttaagACGTAAATTGGAGGGAGCTAGTGTAGatcctagaattaaatgctgctgcggaaaagaaaaaataaatggagaggaaaatgatgacagttaaatcctgaaaaggttcctgtgggagaaatgcaaaaatgagaaattaaaataaggttaaagtgtagacctgaggagagaagacaagagaaataacctgtaaagaaatgtgtaaattaaaactagtggtcctgaaaaggaccgttgggttgtatggaaggaagaaataaaaagaaaagaagaaagaagagaacagaacagaaagaaaggaaaagatgagtagtgtagaaacagacaaaagtgtaagagagagagagaggaaagagaaatgaaacactgagtaaaggtacacagctagtgaaagtagagcaagaagtctagttataagaataactagGAGAACCGAGGAACTTGACGTTTCGGGCAGGTTGACTGTCCTTCGTCAGAAGTGAAGCGTGATCTGAGAGGAGGCGGGCTATATATGGGGAATGCGGACCTAGATGGAAGAGGTCGGTCGAGGCGGGCTCGCAGGCGGGCTGAGCGTCGGCTGTTGGTGGAGTGTTGTGGTCGTTGATGCGTTCTATTGTTCTTGGAGTGTGTTGGTGGCGGAGTACATCTGTGAAGGCTAACTTGGCCGTTAGTAGGTCGTGGCCGGAGATTGGAGTCCGGGTTAGTAGATGGGGTGGACGTCGGTGGTGTGAATGAATTGTGTCGGTGAGGGCGTCTTCTGGAACCAGCGATAGGTGTGGTCGTGAGTGGAAGGCGCGGTTGACGTCGTGGGCGCTGTTGTGAAGAGGTGGGGGAAGAGTTATGAGAGGAAGAAGTAGAGGGGGGAATGTGCTGTGGAgagagtgtgttgttgttgtcattgttgctgtCTGATTGTTTGTTGATGAGAGGAAGCCAGATGTTGTTGATGTGGAGTCCAGTATCCTGTGTAACAGTGtcgtgtgtgtgaatttctatGGCTTCTCTGATGCGTCGTGTGTTCCAGTTTTTGATGGATGTGATGAGTTTGCTGTCTTCCCAGTTGATGCGATGTTCCGACTGTTGAGCGTGTTTCACGATGGCTGACTTTTCCCATTCCGAACGTCTGTAGcatgttttgtgttctttcaGTCTGGTCTCTAGCGATCTCCCTGTTTCACCTATGTAGACTTTGCCGCATTCGCATGGGATACGGTAGACACCTGGTTGTTTGTGTCTGGAGTGCTTGTCTTTGTGTGAGTGCAATGAATTGTGAAGTTTGTTGGAAGATGTATGACGGACCTGGAAGATGTATGACGGacccacaggaaccttttcaggatttaactgtcatcattttcctctccatttattttttcttttccgcagcagcatttaattctaggatCTACACTAGCTCCCTCCAATTTACGTcttaaatttcaatttgttcttttcttcttcttttcattccccccccctctctctctctcccttctctccgcatattctcacctctcctctacttacccctccttatttctgttaatcgtcctttctccattaTTCATACgcattccatagccacactgttcgccgacttcgttctcctcttggtttcatgaatcttcactgctctcccctatctccatgattctccaacattcaactccttcctcttcctcttcccttctatttcatctttccccttctaacgatgtccgaacatcttacttgattctcacactattcttccttaccactctctgtgttcctttctctactgtctccactagtgcaacttcaacttccagcccattactgtctcccactcttcactttttgccctcctcacaacccccatatgtcgcttccctcttcgtttctcctctttctaagctcttcttccaaactacgatccggttaaggactacatacacatggtgtcaccgcaaatctttcttcctaatataaagttttggtacctcaaaagtttccctgaatttttgtgtttcaggttaaagtacctttcatataactgacactgtgagacttactcgccccaaagtgctttCATGTCtcagtaatcatgcaattaactgcgaccagcagccccatacgcatagcgtaaaggggcttcgcattgtaacattcatgATCGTGACAGATTTAGTAACGCGGGTAAATATAAACTTaaaatccgaaaaaaaaaatcaatttgaagacttaaggcccggtcccactgcacttacggatgcaaagaggatgcaGAGCGTAAAAAAGATCTTGCCATCCGCTGGAAAACGCTACGCATCCGCTGTGTACTCATCGCATACGTGTTACAtacgctctatccatcgagcatccgtccatgGTGATTTCATCCGctcaaaaagttttaagctgcttaaaacttttagaacggatggaCTTTCCGccgtgtacgatgtaaatccgcgacatatacgagcaacaaacgttgtacgTCCGTtatcatcccttaaacgtccgctgtatcctctctgcatcctctgggcatcctcgcaactcacatccgctgcagctgaaaacggaaagagggaggaaagatatggtacatggaacgtctctacatcgttaatagcacggaaatagaaaggatgtaagcgtatgcatctcgtatataaagtatTTAAAACGGACAAAGCGTTTGTATCTGGGATGTATCTCGTATATTTAGGATGTCTGGAGTATGTCTTGAGTATGTAGAAGGACACCTAGCGGACAACcgatattttgtataaaaagggggagaaaaatCATCTGGATCTCAGTACGAGTCGAGCAGCCGTGGTGTACAGGCCTCATTACCCTTGGTCTTGGTCTTCAACATCAACTGTTTTCCATCATGGATGATCAAATAGTCCATTTGATAGCTGCACTCATTCAACAGCGGAACCACAACCTGTTCAGTCTGTATCAAGTTTTAgacagaaggagaagaaggagacgTCCAAGAGCTGTGTGGGTCCGAGGATGGATCGTGAGAAGAATGGAGTTTGGACTGTATGACCAGTTGATGGTGGAGCTGAGGAATGAAGACCCTCGTGCATTCCATCACTTCATGAGGATGCCACCAGCCATGTTTGACGAACTAGTAGAGCGTCTGAGACCGAGGTTGACCAAGCCTAGCACCAACTTTCGTCCCAACCTGGACCCTGGATTGAAGGTGGCACTGACTCTGCGGCACCTGGCCTCTGGAACCACATACAGAAACATGCAGTATGCATGGAGGGTGCCACACAACAGCATCAGCAAAGTCGTCAGAGAAGTGGTAGAGGCCATCGTTGAAGAATACGTTGACGAGCTCCTCAGGTGCCCAACCACTGAACAAGGCTGGAAACAACTTGCAGAAGATTGGTATCAGAGGTGGAACTTTCCTCACACCGTAGGAGCCATAGATGGGAAGCACGTGGCCTGCAAAGCTCCAACCAACTCAGGGTCCACTTATCACAACTACAAGGGCTTCTTCAGTATCATCCTCTTTGCCATGGTTGATGCTGACTACAAGTTCATCTACATCGATGCTTCAGGCAACGGGTCAGCTTCAGATGCCCAGATATACAACGCAAGTGACCTCAAGGATGGGCTGGAACGCAACCTCATCATGGGTTTTCCTGGTCCAGACCCCCTTCCCAATGACACACAAGATGTGCCCTACTTCATCGTTGGTGATGACGCATTCTCCCTCAGAACCTATCTCATGAAGCCGTACAGTTCAAGATACCTCACCCGTGAAGAGAGGATCTTCAACTACAGGCTGTCCAGGGCAAGACGGGTGGTGGAGAACGCCTTCGGCATCCTGGCTAACAGGTTCCAGATACTTCTCACCACCATGCAGCATGACCCAGAGACTGTGAGGAGCATCGTGGAAGCTTGTTGCATCCTGCACAATCTCATGCGCACCCGCTACCCAGTGTTGCAGAACAGACTAGTCGACCGTCAACAAGGGAATGGGGACATGGAGCCTGGTGAATGGAGGCAAGGACTTAATCTGATGGACACTGTGGATGTACAAGGCCACAACAGAGCTTCACGTGAAGGGAAGAAGCAGCGCAACCTCCTGAGACACTGGTGCAACTCCCCAGCTGGATCAGTGGAGTGGCAAGACAGGATGATAGATGATTAGAATGGATGCTTCCTTGAGACTGTTGCGTAAGACTGATGAGATTGTGCCATAAGAACACAGCGTTACAATGTTGTATACTTGTAGCTGTTTATTGTTAAGAACACAGCGTTACAATGGTGTTGTATACTTGTAGCTGTTTATTGTTAAATTTATTGTTAAATGTATCTTGTGGGGTCCTACAATGAATAGGGCATTAATAAACAGCTTTGTTTAATTCAAACTGTGTTGATGGCTGAATAAATTGTATTGATAATAAAGGTTCATAATATGTGTGGCAGCTTGGATGGTGGACCATACAGTCCAGTATGTAGTTGCAGTGCCAGTGTAAGTCCGGAGGTTTCCCTATCCCACAACTTTCAAGAAGTCCAAAAGTCCTTTATTCCCCAGATAATAGTAAAATACAacatcaattcaatcatagtttatttccaatcaacgaaaatcaaaacatagtacaaagtatacatgtcatgaaatgatattgttcaaacatttgcaaaagattcatgtagtatacgagataaattatataacaacattcattgtttgaacaatatcatttcctGACATGTAAACTTTGTACtattttttgattttctttgattggaaataaactatgattgaattgaattgaacatcaCTTGTGTAAACGGCCCTTTTGCccatcaataaaaaaataaaaaccaaactGTGGCCAACTGATCCCAGGCCAGACTATGTTGGTGGACCATAGCATGCTGTCATGGTTGCATTGAATAGTCAGAACTCCCTGTGTCCAATTCTTCACAGATAGTATATGACTTAACTGTTTTGATAAATAAggtaacaaaaacaacaacaacaacaacaacaacagtattaTAATCTTTGGCCACATAACTAtatcagggatttttttttccaaaatttgaattaaatttaacGTGTATAACGTTAAGTTTAACTCAAATTAGCGTTTCAAGTGTTCAAAACAAGTGTTTCAAAGACTTAACCAACACTTTATTAAGGAACAAATGCAAagttttaacctttttttttcaaagatttttccAACACTTTATTAAGTAAACAAATAATGCAAAGTTTTGACCATGTTTACCAAGTTGTTATCACCACTTTATcaagtaaacaaaacatttttataagtaaaaagaaaagtgcTGGTCACAAGTGTTCATAAGAAGTGTTTCAAAGTTTTTAACAACACTTTATTAAGTAAACAAAAAAGGCAAAGTTTTGACCATGTTTTCAAAGTGGTTATCACCACTTTATcaagtaaacaaaacatttttataagtaaaaaaaaaaagttctgctcACAAGTGTTTATAAGAAGTGTTTCAAAGTTTTTACCAACACTTTA encodes:
- the LOC140229745 gene encoding putative nuclease HARBI1, with translation MDDQIVHLIAALIQQRNHNLFSLYQVLDRRRRRRRPRAVWVRGWIVRRMEFGLYDQLMVELRNEDPRAFHHFMRMPPAMFDELVERLRPRLTKPSTNFRPNLDPGLKVALTLRHLASGTTYRNMQYAWRVPHNSISKVVREVVEAIVEEYVDELLRCPTTEQGWKQLAEDWYQRWNFPHTVGAIDGKHVACKAPTNSGSTYHNYKGFFSIILFAMVDADYKFIYIDASGNGSASDAQIYNASDLKDGLERNLIMGFPGPDPLPNDTQDVPYFIVGDDAFSLRTYLMKPYSSRYLTREERIFNYRLSRARRVVENAFGILANRFQILLTTMQHDPETVRSIVEACCILHNLMRTRYPVLQNRLVDRQQGNGDMEPGEWRQGLNLMDTVDVQGHNRASREGKKQRNLLRHWCNSPAGSVEWQDRMIDD